The genomic DNA CTTCCTCTGTAATTTCACCTGAAATGGTTTCATTAAAAGCTGCATAGGTTTCACTTTTATTAAAAAGTTCTAAAGCTTTAATTCTTAATGGACTAAATGGATGGCTACTATACCAATCTGAAGGATCTAGATTAGAATCGTTTAAAACTTCTTCTAAATCTACAAATTGTTCGATGTAAGCATTCAGTTGAAAATCTAAAGAATCTGTAGTTACCCCAGACGATAATTTAAAGAACGTGCGCCCTACAGCTTCAAAGTTTTGGCAACATAACAACCCAGCTCTATCGGCACTTATTTCTGCATTTCTATTCCAAGCATACAACTTCATGGCATGAATTGGCGCTAAATCATTTTCGCCTGTATCTAAAATTTGTCTTACAGGATAATCAAAGTGCTCAAAAAGTACATGCCCTATTTCATGACCAACTACAAAGGTTAATTCTTCTTTAGAGAAACGTTCTAAGATTCCGGAAGATAAAATAATATACAATTTGTTTTCATCTGGTGGATAGCACGAAGCATTAAACATATCTCCTTGGTACACAAAAAACTCAATATCTGCTTTAAGTTTTAAGGTATTTTTACAATGCTCTCCTATTTCATGAAGCATTGGTGCTAAGGTTTTTGTTAGCCTTAAACTAGATTTTAATAAATGTTTTCTAGACTTAAACTTGCCACTATTTTTGTTTATCTTTTCTAAAGTCTTTTGTATAAGATCGTCTTGTTGAAAAGCAATAACATAATCCCTATCACCATCATACACTAATAAATTTAAATCGATATCGGCTCTATTATTTGTGTAGATTTCGGGCTCTTTATCAACTATTGCTTTATGGTTTAGGGCATTTAATTCTTCAATGCGTTTGGTGTATTTTTCTGCTAATTCTGTTGTTATATTTTGAAATACAATACTTGCTTCTTGTATTTTTTCAAAATTTCCTGATGCTTGCGCATCATTTAAATCGGTTAACATCTTTTCTTGCGCTGTATTTAAAGCTGCTTGATGTTCTTTTTCTAATTCTAAAAGTGTTTCTGATGTATATGACATAATATTTTTAAGCTTAAACTGTTATTTTTGAATTAGAAATTTTCATTAATCTCCCCTTTAAATCGAAAATTCCTAGAATTTGATCATCTCCTTTTTTAGCCACAATATTGTTTCCTGGTAACTCTACTTCATATCCTTTTCCTTTTAAATAAAAATA from Polaribacter sp. ALD11 includes the following:
- a CDS encoding M48 family metallopeptidase → MSYTSETLLELEKEHQAALNTAQEKMLTDLNDAQASGNFEKIQEASIVFQNITTELAEKYTKRIEELNALNHKAIVDKEPEIYTNNRADIDLNLLVYDGDRDYVIAFQQDDLIQKTLEKINKNSGKFKSRKHLLKSSLRLTKTLAPMLHEIGEHCKNTLKLKADIEFFVYQGDMFNASCYPPDENKLYIILSSGILERFSKEELTFVVGHEIGHVLFEHFDYPVRQILDTGENDLAPIHAMKLYAWNRNAEISADRAGLLCCQNFEAVGRTFFKLSSGVTTDSLDFQLNAYIEQFVDLEEVLNDSNLDPSDWYSSHPFSPLRIKALELFNKSETYAAFNETISGEITEEAMEVEIKRIMSLMEPENLDEEGEHSEKIQRLMFLGGYLISNADGVVDDSEIQALSSIVAPKVFANCMMTIKGLTESEMISEVQQLTKDLDIVLSVMQKLNILRDLSIISYADGEIDDSEVNVLYNLAKLLYINTDFIDRVIGDAQGIE